Proteins from one Streptosporangium becharense genomic window:
- a CDS encoding catalase, with translation MSTRPVTTTDAGIPAPSDEHSQSIGPNGPLLLQDHYLIQKMAHFNRERVPERVVHAKGGGAHGILQITEDVSQYTKASLFTKGKETPLFLRFSSVAGELGSPDTQRDPRGFALKFYTDHGNYDIVGNNTPIFFIRDPQKFSDFIHSQKRRADNNLRDHNMQWDFWTLSPETAHQVTFLMTDRGTPASWRHMHGFGSHTFLWYNAGGEKFWVKYHFKTDQGIKNFTDAEAGAVIAQDADYHIRDLYDAIKAGDHPSWTVNVQIMPFEDAADYRFNPFDLTKVWPHADYPEITIGRFVLNRNPENYFAEVEQSGFEPANLVPGIGPSPDKMLQGRLFSYPDAHRYRIGANYQQLPINAPKVPVHSYNKDGQMRFANPADPVYAPNTVGGPAADPALYAGEDYHVAGEIIRSAYTLHREDDDFVQPRALWENVLSDTDRAHLVSNVVGHASAPEVTAEMKKRVVEYWTNIHKDLGQGVAQGLGIAAD, from the coding sequence ATGAGCACCAGGCCCGTCACCACGACCGACGCGGGCATCCCCGCCCCCAGCGACGAGCACTCACAGTCGATCGGCCCCAACGGCCCCCTGCTGTTGCAGGACCACTACCTCATCCAGAAGATGGCCCACTTCAACCGGGAGCGCGTACCCGAGCGGGTGGTCCACGCCAAGGGCGGCGGCGCGCACGGCATCCTGCAGATCACCGAGGACGTCAGCCAGTACACCAAGGCGAGCCTGTTCACCAAGGGCAAGGAGACGCCCCTCTTCCTGCGCTTCTCCTCGGTCGCCGGTGAGCTGGGCAGCCCCGACACGCAGCGCGACCCGCGCGGCTTCGCGCTCAAGTTCTACACCGACCACGGCAACTACGACATCGTCGGCAACAACACGCCGATCTTCTTCATCCGTGACCCGCAGAAGTTCTCCGACTTCATCCACAGCCAGAAGCGCCGCGCGGACAACAACCTGCGCGACCACAACATGCAGTGGGACTTCTGGACGCTCTCGCCGGAGACCGCCCACCAGGTCACCTTCCTGATGACCGACCGCGGCACCCCGGCCTCCTGGCGCCACATGCACGGCTTCGGCTCGCACACCTTCCTCTGGTACAACGCGGGCGGTGAGAAGTTCTGGGTCAAGTACCACTTCAAGACCGACCAGGGCATCAAGAACTTCACCGACGCCGAGGCCGGCGCGGTCATCGCCCAGGACGCCGACTACCACATCCGCGACCTGTACGACGCGATCAAGGCCGGTGACCATCCGTCCTGGACGGTGAACGTGCAGATCATGCCGTTCGAGGACGCCGCCGACTACCGGTTCAACCCGTTCGACCTGACCAAGGTGTGGCCGCACGCCGACTACCCCGAGATCACGATCGGCAGGTTCGTCCTCAACCGCAACCCGGAGAACTACTTCGCCGAGGTCGAGCAGTCGGGCTTCGAACCGGCCAACCTGGTGCCGGGTATCGGGCCGTCTCCGGACAAGATGCTCCAGGGCCGCCTGTTCTCCTACCCCGACGCCCACCGCTACCGCATCGGCGCCAACTACCAGCAGCTGCCGATCAACGCGCCGAAGGTCCCCGTCCACAGCTACAACAAGGACGGCCAGATGCGCTTCGCCAACCCTGCCGACCCGGTCTACGCCCCCAACACCGTCGGCGGCCCCGCGGCCGACCCGGCGCTGTACGCGGGTGAGGACTACCACGTGGCCGGTGAGATCATCCGTTCCGCCTACACCCTGCACCGCGAGGACGACGATTTCGTCCAGCCCCGCGCGCTGTGGGAGAACGTCCTGTCCGACACCGACCGCGCACACCTGGTGAGCAACGTCGTCGGCCACGCCTCCGCGCCGGAGGTCACCGCCGAGATGAAGAAGCGCGTCGTGGAGTACTGGACCAACATCCACAAGGACCTCGGCCAGGGCGTCGCCCAGGGTCTGGGCATCGCCGCCGACTAG
- a CDS encoding SDR family oxidoreductase: MRWVESGDVRLALYEQGDPAAPTILLVHGYPDTHRVWDEVAGLLDDRFHVVRYDVRGAGRSGAPRDGDYGYDRLAADMSAVLDAVGEPGVHLVGHDWGSIQSWNLIGRPGIKERIRSFTSLGGPHLDQAAHFLRHGSGREVAGQLMRSWYIAAFQLPVLPEAALRLILPRGLERLVRAADGVAPRDGHPADTVVQDALNGLGLYRSNMLTGRRPAGSSGAGSTAETPVQLIEATRDPFVSSALLASTHRWAPELWHRRIPAGHWVQRSHPRTVARMIAEFAGHIEGAPPSRELRRARTGGHGPYADRLVVVTGAGSGIGRATARAFAAHGAEVICADIDPDAARRTVDGIVAIRTAGGGSGVAHAHRVDVADTAAMEEFARLVKDRYGVPDIVVNNAGIAVAGPFLTHSVDDWRRTLDVNLWGVIHGCRLFAAQMVERGEGGHIVNIASLAAFAPSRLLPAYSTAKAAVKMLSDCLRAELAGEGIGVTAICPGFVSTAIAANATYAGAPEGLSREREKEVAEKALAWRGYPPERVAAHILRAVHRDLPTVAINAEGKAGYALSRISPALLRRLARLTGGREISGLADKR; this comes from the coding sequence ATGCGATGGGTCGAGTCCGGTGACGTCCGCCTGGCGCTGTACGAGCAGGGCGATCCCGCCGCCCCGACGATCCTGCTGGTCCACGGCTACCCCGACACCCACCGTGTCTGGGACGAGGTGGCCGGCCTGCTGGACGACCGTTTCCACGTGGTCCGCTACGACGTCCGCGGCGCCGGCCGCTCCGGTGCCCCCCGCGACGGCGACTACGGCTACGACCGCCTGGCCGCCGACATGTCGGCGGTCCTCGACGCGGTGGGCGAGCCGGGCGTGCACCTCGTCGGGCACGACTGGGGCTCCATCCAGTCATGGAACCTGATCGGCCGGCCGGGGATCAAGGAGCGGATCCGCTCCTTCACCTCGCTCGGCGGCCCCCACCTGGACCAGGCCGCCCACTTCCTGCGGCACGGCTCCGGGCGTGAGGTCGCCGGACAGCTGATGCGCTCCTGGTACATCGCTGCCTTCCAGCTCCCGGTCCTTCCCGAGGCGGCCCTGCGCCTGATCCTGCCGCGCGGCCTGGAACGGCTGGTACGGGCGGCCGACGGGGTCGCCCCCCGCGACGGCCACCCCGCCGACACGGTCGTTCAGGACGCGCTGAACGGCCTCGGCCTCTACCGGTCCAACATGCTCACCGGCCGCCGCCCGGCCGGCTCGTCCGGCGCCGGGAGCACCGCCGAGACACCCGTACAACTCATCGAGGCCACCCGGGACCCGTTCGTCTCCTCCGCGTTGCTGGCCTCGACGCATCGCTGGGCGCCCGAACTCTGGCACCGGCGCATCCCCGCGGGCCACTGGGTGCAGCGCAGCCACCCCCGGACGGTCGCCCGCATGATCGCCGAGTTCGCCGGGCACATCGAAGGCGCGCCGCCCTCCCGGGAACTGCGCAGGGCCCGGACGGGCGGGCACGGGCCGTACGCCGACCGGCTGGTGGTGGTCACCGGTGCGGGCAGCGGGATCGGGCGGGCCACCGCCCGCGCCTTCGCCGCGCACGGGGCGGAGGTGATCTGCGCGGACATCGATCCGGACGCCGCCCGCCGCACCGTCGACGGCATCGTCGCCATCCGTACCGCCGGAGGTGGCAGCGGGGTGGCGCACGCCCACCGGGTGGACGTCGCGGACACGGCGGCCATGGAGGAGTTCGCCCGGCTCGTCAAGGACCGGTACGGCGTGCCCGACATCGTGGTCAACAACGCGGGCATCGCGGTGGCCGGCCCGTTCCTCACGCACTCGGTCGACGACTGGCGCCGGACCCTGGACGTGAACCTCTGGGGCGTCATCCACGGCTGCCGCCTGTTCGCCGCCCAGATGGTCGAGCGCGGCGAGGGCGGCCACATCGTGAACATCGCCTCGCTCGCCGCCTTCGCCCCCAGCCGGCTGCTGCCCGCGTACTCCACGGCCAAGGCGGCGGTGAAGATGCTCAGCGACTGCCTGCGCGCCGAGCTCGCCGGCGAGGGCATCGGGGTCACCGCGATCTGCCCGGGGTTCGTCTCCACCGCGATCGCGGCCAACGCCACCTACGCCGGTGCCCCGGAGGGACTGTCCCGGGAACGGGAGAAGGAGGTCGCGGAGAAGGCGCTGGCCTGGCGCGGCTACCCGCCCGAACGGGTCGCCGCGCACATCCTGCGGGCCGTCCACCGTGACCTGCCCACCGTCGCGATCAACGCGGAGGGCAAGGCCGGCTACGCGCTCTCGCGGATCTCCCCGGCGCTCCTGCGCCGTCTGGCGCGGCTCACCGGCGGCCGGGAAATCTCGGGATTGGCCGATAAGCGCTGA
- a CDS encoding ABC transporter ATP-binding protein, whose protein sequence is MGGQVLRLQDVAVRRDGAVLLRDIDWTVHEDERWVVIGPNGAGKTTLLQVVGAMLFPTEGVVEILGERLGQSDVFDLRPRIGLASAALAEKVPPDEKVIDLVLTASYAILGRWTEEYDSHDVTRAVELIDQLGCAHLIRRRFNTLSEGERKRVQIARALMPDPELLLLDEPAAGLDLGGREDLVRRLATLAQDPKAPTMVLVTHHVEEVPAGFTHALLLRHGSVVAQGPIEHVMSAENLSHTFGIPLTLERGRDGRWYARAYEF, encoded by the coding sequence ATGGGCGGTCAGGTGCTTCGGCTACAGGACGTCGCCGTCCGCAGGGACGGGGCGGTCCTGCTGCGGGACATCGACTGGACCGTTCACGAGGACGAGCGGTGGGTCGTCATCGGTCCCAACGGCGCGGGGAAGACGACCCTGCTCCAGGTGGTCGGGGCGATGCTGTTCCCCACCGAAGGCGTCGTCGAGATCCTCGGTGAGCGGCTCGGCCAGAGTGACGTCTTCGACCTGCGGCCCCGCATCGGCCTCGCGAGCGCCGCGCTGGCCGAGAAGGTACCGCCGGACGAGAAGGTCATCGACCTGGTCCTCACGGCGTCGTACGCGATCCTCGGGCGGTGGACGGAGGAGTACGACTCCCACGACGTCACGCGCGCCGTGGAGCTGATCGACCAGCTGGGCTGCGCGCATCTGATCCGGCGCCGGTTCAACACCCTGTCGGAGGGGGAGCGCAAGCGGGTCCAGATCGCCCGTGCCCTGATGCCCGACCCGGAGCTGCTGCTGCTCGACGAGCCCGCAGCCGGTCTCGACCTGGGCGGTCGCGAGGATCTGGTGCGTCGCCTGGCCACCCTCGCGCAGGATCCGAAGGCGCCGACGATGGTGCTGGTCACCCACCACGTGGAGGAGGTGCCCGCCGGGTTCACCCACGCCCTGCTGCTGCGGCACGGCTCGGTGGTGGCCCAGGGCCCGATCGAGCACGTGATGAGCGCGGAGAACCTCTCCCACACGTTCGGCATCCCCCTCACGCTGGAACGGGGACGCGACGGCCGCTGGTACGCCCGGGCGTACGAGTTCTGA
- a CDS encoding TetR family transcriptional regulator — MPAEESGETPLRRRPTQRRSARRVERMLDACADLLDEVGYDALSTTRIAERAGVAIGSIYQFFPDKRAIAQAVTRRHVEEFVSRIGRRFISEEYGGWWDAVDAIIDEYVEMHRTVPGFRSMHFGDVVDLNLLDAVSDNHAVIAGRLRGLLLQEYGFTDSEDLDLAVLIAVEAGDAVLKLAFRRDPNGAPEIVSEAKRLIRGYLSRQLVGASA; from the coding sequence ATGCCTGCCGAGGAGTCCGGTGAAACTCCGCTGCGGCGCCGGCCCACCCAGCGACGGAGCGCCCGCCGTGTCGAGAGGATGCTCGACGCGTGTGCCGACCTGCTGGACGAAGTCGGTTACGACGCGCTGTCCACCACCCGCATCGCCGAGCGCGCCGGAGTCGCGATCGGCTCGATCTACCAGTTCTTCCCCGACAAGCGTGCCATCGCCCAGGCGGTCACCCGCCGCCACGTGGAGGAGTTCGTCTCCCGCATCGGCAGGCGCTTCATATCGGAGGAGTACGGAGGCTGGTGGGACGCGGTCGACGCGATCATCGACGAGTACGTGGAGATGCACCGGACCGTCCCCGGTTTCCGGTCCATGCACTTCGGTGACGTGGTCGACCTCAACCTGCTCGACGCGGTCTCCGACAACCACGCGGTGATCGCCGGGCGGCTGCGCGGCCTTCTGCTCCAGGAGTACGGCTTCACCGACAGTGAGGATCTCGACCTGGCCGTCCTGATAGCGGTGGAGGCCGGGGACGCGGTGCTGAAGCTGGCCTTCCGCCGCGATCCGAACGGCGCACCGGAGATCGTGAGCGAGGCCAAGCGGCTGATCCGCGGCTATCTGAGCCGTCAGTTGGTCGGCGCCTCGGCCTGA
- a CDS encoding HD domain-containing protein: MEIDKLRRVVRRNTLMDGSRRENDAEHSWYVGMLAMVLAEHAPPGTDIGKVVAMLLVHDIVEIDAGDTFIYDTPAVEVQLDVERKAADRIFGLLPDDQAGRLRALWDEFEERRTPEAKFAKALDRIAPIMANHHNEGGTWSLYKVTAEQVLEKVKIIEEGSPTLGEYATELIALSVSRGHLARA, encoded by the coding sequence ATGGAGATCGACAAGCTCAGACGCGTCGTCCGCCGCAACACCCTCATGGACGGGTCGCGGAGAGAGAACGACGCCGAGCACTCGTGGTACGTGGGCATGCTGGCGATGGTCCTGGCCGAGCACGCCCCCCCGGGCACCGACATCGGCAAGGTCGTCGCGATGCTGCTCGTCCACGACATCGTCGAGATCGACGCGGGCGACACCTTCATCTACGACACCCCGGCGGTCGAGGTCCAGCTGGACGTCGAGCGCAAGGCCGCCGACCGGATCTTCGGCCTGCTGCCCGACGACCAGGCCGGACGGCTGCGTGCGCTCTGGGACGAGTTCGAGGAGCGCAGGACCCCGGAGGCGAAGTTCGCCAAGGCCCTCGACCGCATCGCGCCCATCATGGCCAACCACCACAACGAGGGCGGCACCTGGTCGCTCTACAAGGTGACAGCCGAGCAGGTGCTCGAAAAGGTGAAAATCATCGAGGAAGGGTCGCCCACCCTGGGCGAGTACGCCACCGAGCTCATCGCCCTGTCCGTCAGCCGCGGACATCTGGCGCGTGCATAA
- a CDS encoding Fur family transcriptional regulator: MRDEDRLRQAGLRVTAARLAIMQTVREGDHLDVDAVHRGVLSRVGQVSLQAVYDSLHALHRAGLLRRIEPAGSPARYEARIGDNHHHLVCRRCGRVTDVDCAVGHAPCLDPASDAGYLVDEADVIFWGVCPDCRSEDTR, from the coding sequence ATGCGCGACGAAGACCGGCTTCGGCAGGCGGGCCTGCGGGTCACCGCGGCACGACTGGCGATCATGCAGACCGTGCGGGAGGGCGACCACCTGGACGTGGACGCCGTCCACCGCGGTGTGCTCAGCCGGGTCGGGCAGGTTTCCCTGCAGGCCGTCTACGACTCTCTGCACGCACTGCACCGTGCCGGGCTGCTGCGCCGGATAGAACCCGCGGGCAGTCCCGCCCGGTACGAGGCACGGATCGGCGACAACCACCACCACCTGGTCTGCCGCCGGTGCGGGAGGGTCACGGACGTCGACTGCGCCGTCGGCCACGCCCCCTGCCTCGACCCGGCATCCGACGCCGGATACCTGGTCGACGAGGCGGACGTCATCTTCTGGGGCGTGTGCCCCGACTGCCGTTCCGAAGACACTCGCTGA
- a CDS encoding Rieske 2Fe-2S domain-containing protein has product MRRLMPPVDVTDRIERSTGADKPIRILAKAVRRRIGPGWLRDLLHGVPLGKPLHPPVANISLGLLAAATVLDVTRSDPRAARVLIAGGLATAMPAAAAGITDWSVLHREQQRIGFVHALANLTALGLYTGSLALRLAGRERTGRALSFAALSASTVGGYLGGHMAYRQAAGANHAESVSHLVPLGWHDLCDIADLPEGRPVTRRLGYIDLFVLRAGGNVTVLADHCAHLAGPLHQGRLVSEDGTACVVCPWHGSTFRLADGAVMHGPATAPQPSFQTRIRRDGILQVRPAQT; this is encoded by the coding sequence TTGCGACGTCTGATGCCTCCGGTCGACGTCACCGACCGGATCGAGCGGTCCACCGGTGCCGACAAACCGATCCGGATACTCGCCAAGGCCGTGCGCCGGCGGATCGGCCCCGGATGGCTGCGTGACCTGCTCCACGGGGTGCCTCTGGGCAAGCCGCTCCATCCACCGGTCGCCAACATCAGCCTCGGCTTACTGGCGGCGGCGACGGTGCTCGACGTGACCCGTTCCGACCCGAGGGCGGCGCGGGTGCTGATCGCCGGCGGCCTCGCCACCGCGATGCCCGCCGCCGCAGCCGGCATCACGGACTGGTCCGTGCTGCACCGGGAGCAACAGCGGATCGGCTTCGTGCACGCCCTCGCCAACCTCACCGCGCTCGGGCTCTACACCGGTTCGCTGGCACTGCGGCTGGCCGGGCGGGAACGCACCGGGCGTGCGCTGTCGTTCGCCGCGTTGAGCGCGTCGACCGTGGGCGGCTACCTCGGCGGCCATATGGCCTACCGGCAGGCGGCCGGCGCCAACCACGCCGAGTCGGTCAGCCATCTGGTCCCGCTGGGCTGGCACGACCTGTGCGACATCGCCGACCTTCCCGAGGGGCGGCCGGTGACCCGGCGGCTGGGCTACATCGACCTGTTCGTGCTGCGGGCCGGCGGGAACGTCACGGTGCTCGCCGACCACTGCGCTCACCTGGCCGGGCCGCTCCACCAGGGGCGCCTGGTCTCCGAGGACGGCACGGCCTGCGTGGTGTGCCCGTGGCACGGGAGCACCTTCCGCCTGGCCGACGGGGCGGTCATGCACGGCCCCGCCACCGCACCCCAGCCCTCCTTCCAGACCCGGATCCGCCGCGACGGCATCCTGCAGGTCCGCCCCGCGCAGACCTGA
- a CDS encoding sulfite exporter TauE/SafE family protein, which produces MTPWEAAAIFAAGIGAGGINAVVGSGSLITFPTMVALGLPPVVANVCNTVGLVPGSLTGALGYRAELRGQRRRLVRLGVPTVVAALIGGVLLLYLPEEAFDVVVPVLIALACVLVVIQPRLNRWLNARREHVHPHGGPWLWAGVFACGVYGGYFGAAQGVLLIGLLGSFLDDDLQRINAAKNVLALLVNAAAAALFIVIAEIDWLAVLMVALGAAIGGFLGAKVGRRLPAPVLRAFIVCVGVVAIVKLVYG; this is translated from the coding sequence ATGACGCCGTGGGAGGCCGCCGCGATCTTCGCGGCCGGGATCGGTGCCGGGGGCATCAACGCCGTGGTCGGCTCGGGGTCCCTGATCACGTTCCCGACGATGGTGGCCCTGGGGTTGCCGCCGGTCGTCGCGAACGTCTGCAACACCGTCGGGCTGGTTCCCGGGTCGCTGACCGGGGCACTCGGCTACCGCGCGGAGCTGCGGGGCCAGCGCCGACGGCTGGTCCGGCTGGGCGTTCCCACGGTCGTGGCCGCGCTGATCGGCGGGGTGCTCCTGCTCTACCTCCCCGAGGAGGCGTTCGACGTCGTCGTGCCTGTGCTGATCGCCCTGGCCTGCGTGCTGGTGGTGATCCAGCCCAGGCTCAACCGGTGGCTGAACGCCCGGCGGGAGCACGTCCATCCGCACGGCGGCCCCTGGCTGTGGGCCGGTGTCTTCGCGTGCGGCGTCTACGGCGGCTACTTCGGCGCCGCCCAGGGGGTGCTGCTCATCGGGCTGCTGGGCAGCTTCCTCGACGACGACCTGCAGCGGATCAACGCGGCCAAGAACGTGCTCGCGTTGCTCGTCAACGCCGCCGCCGCCGCGCTGTTCATCGTGATCGCGGAGATCGACTGGCTGGCGGTGCTCATGGTGGCGCTGGGCGCCGCGATCGGTGGTTTCCTCGGGGCGAAGGTCGGCAGGCGGCTCCCCGCGCCGGTGCTGCGCGCGTTCATCGTCTGCGTGGGCGTGGTGGCGATCGTCAAACTGGTGTACGGCTAA
- a CDS encoding CapA family protein, translated as MDTYTARRLAAATAMIVSAAFAAACSPAESAAPGSPPDVAEKPTTSSSPARKATPERRPFTISFGGDVHFEGVLRTRLNADPKTALGPIAKVFKRSDLAMINLETAITTGGTPAPGKQYTFRAPASALTALKAAGVDVASMANNHGMDYMQSGLADSLAAIERSRFPVVGVGANEDEAYKPWRTTVNGNRISIIGATQVLDSEFIQAWTAAGDKGGLASAKNEARLIQEVRRARRNSDTVIVHLHWGTELQKCPNEAQRGLAPKLVAAGADVIVGGHAHILLGGGYLKSSYVNYGLGNFVFYNWGPETGKTGVLTLTIDGRKVLKDEWTPATIQGGVPIPLTGTSRQQAIAGWKDLRGCTGLSAKPTDPGR; from the coding sequence ATGGACACGTATACTGCGCGCCGCCTCGCCGCCGCCACCGCGATGATCGTCTCAGCCGCGTTCGCCGCGGCCTGCTCGCCGGCCGAGTCGGCCGCCCCGGGCTCGCCGCCGGACGTCGCGGAGAAACCCACCACATCCTCGTCCCCCGCGCGCAAGGCGACGCCCGAGCGCCGGCCGTTCACCATCTCCTTCGGGGGGGACGTGCACTTCGAGGGCGTGCTCCGGACCAGGCTGAACGCCGACCCCAAGACCGCGCTCGGCCCCATCGCCAAGGTGTTCAAGCGCTCCGACCTCGCGATGATCAACCTGGAGACCGCGATCACCACCGGCGGCACCCCGGCCCCCGGCAAGCAGTACACCTTCCGTGCCCCGGCCAGCGCGCTGACCGCGCTCAAGGCCGCCGGGGTGGACGTCGCGTCGATGGCCAACAACCACGGCATGGACTACATGCAGAGCGGCCTCGCCGACTCCCTGGCCGCGATAGAACGTTCCAGGTTCCCGGTCGTCGGCGTGGGTGCGAACGAGGACGAGGCGTACAAGCCGTGGCGGACGACCGTCAACGGCAACCGCATCTCCATCATCGGCGCCACCCAGGTGCTCGACTCCGAGTTCATCCAGGCGTGGACGGCCGCCGGTGACAAGGGCGGTCTCGCCTCGGCCAAGAACGAGGCCAGGCTGATCCAGGAGGTGCGCCGGGCACGCAGGAACTCCGACACCGTCATCGTCCACCTGCACTGGGGCACCGAGCTGCAGAAATGCCCGAACGAGGCCCAGCGCGGCCTGGCGCCGAAGCTGGTCGCCGCCGGCGCGGACGTCATCGTGGGCGGCCACGCCCACATCCTGCTCGGCGGCGGTTACCTCAAGAGCAGCTACGTCAACTACGGCCTGGGCAACTTCGTCTTCTACAACTGGGGCCCGGAGACCGGGAAGACCGGCGTGCTCACCCTGACCATCGACGGCCGCAAGGTCCTCAAGGACGAATGGACCCCGGCCACCATCCAGGGCGGGGTGCCGATCCCGCTCACCGGGACGAGCAGGCAGCAGGCCATCGCCGGCTGGAAGGACCTGCGCGGCTGCACCGGCCTGTCCGCCAAGCCCACCGACCCCGGCCGCTGA
- a CDS encoding molybdopterin-dependent oxidoreductase, producing MRTAHRTCPLCEAVCGLRLTLDDTGRVTSVKGDPDDPFSRGFICPKGASLGRLDEDPDRLRAPMVRTGDEWREAGWDEAFRAVEAGLRDVIDTHGRRSLAVYLGNPNAHSMAGALYGAPLIRALGTRNVFSAGSADQMPKHVACGLMLGDPLAVAVPDLDRTDYLLMLGANPLESNGSLCTAPDFPGRLKALRGRGGRLVVVDPRRTRTAALADEHLFVRPGTDAYLLFGIVHVLFAEDLTTVGVEVEGLAEVGRLAADFAPGAVAPVCGVPAETIERLARELAAAPTAAVYARIGTCTAEFGTLTQWLVDVVNVLTGNFDRPGGVMFAKTAVETGRRSRPYVTGRWRSRVRGLPETNGELPVATLADEIETPGDGQVMGLVMVAGNPVLSAPNGPRLARAFAGLEFMVCVDPYLNETTRHANVILPPPPVMRSPHYDLLLLSFAVRNYARFSPPVLPPEPGRPSESEILARLTMIASGQAADADPAALDELIIDQMLRRATGTPGSPVAGRDPADLRAALDGGSGAERRLDAMLRLGPYGLSLKELLANPHGIDLGPLQPRLKEIIRTVSGRVELAPPQLVADVARLRERQAAPPAEIVLIGRRHLRSNNSWLHNVEPLVGGTNRCTLQINPYDVDRLGLGGHAVVRSAAGELVVPLEPTETIMPGVVSLPHGWGHAGTPQRVAAGHAGVNANTLTDDSVIDVPSGNAVFNGVPVTLHRA from the coding sequence ATGAGAACAGCGCACCGGACCTGTCCCCTCTGCGAAGCCGTGTGCGGCCTCCGGCTCACCCTGGACGACACCGGACGCGTCACGTCGGTCAAGGGCGATCCGGATGACCCGTTCTCCAGGGGGTTCATCTGCCCCAAGGGGGCGAGCCTCGGCCGCCTCGACGAGGACCCCGACCGGTTACGTGCCCCGATGGTCCGCACGGGTGACGAGTGGCGCGAGGCGGGCTGGGACGAGGCGTTCCGCGCCGTCGAGGCGGGCCTGCGAGACGTGATCGACACCCACGGCCGCCGGTCGCTCGCCGTCTACCTCGGCAACCCCAACGCCCACTCCATGGCCGGCGCCCTGTACGGCGCACCGCTGATCCGTGCTCTGGGCACCCGCAACGTCTTCTCCGCGGGCAGCGCCGACCAGATGCCCAAGCACGTCGCCTGCGGTCTGATGCTCGGCGACCCGTTGGCCGTCGCGGTGCCCGACCTCGACCGCACCGACTACCTGCTGATGCTGGGCGCCAACCCGCTGGAGTCCAACGGTTCACTCTGCACCGCCCCTGATTTCCCAGGCCGTCTCAAGGCGCTGCGCGGTCGCGGCGGCAGGCTCGTCGTCGTCGACCCGCGCCGGACCAGGACCGCCGCCCTCGCCGACGAGCACCTGTTCGTCCGGCCCGGCACCGACGCCTACCTGCTGTTCGGCATCGTCCACGTCCTGTTCGCCGAGGACCTCACCACCGTCGGCGTCGAGGTCGAGGGCCTCGCGGAGGTCGGGCGGCTGGCCGCGGACTTCGCCCCCGGGGCGGTCGCCCCGGTGTGCGGCGTGCCCGCCGAGACGATCGAGCGGCTGGCCCGCGAGCTGGCCGCGGCGCCCACCGCGGCCGTCTACGCCCGCATCGGCACCTGCACCGCCGAGTTCGGCACCCTCACGCAGTGGCTGGTCGACGTCGTCAACGTCCTGACCGGCAACTTCGACCGCCCCGGCGGGGTCATGTTCGCCAAGACCGCCGTCGAGACCGGTCGTAGGAGCAGACCGTACGTCACGGGCCGCTGGCGCAGCCGGGTCCGCGGGCTGCCGGAGACCAACGGCGAACTGCCGGTGGCCACCCTCGCCGACGAGATCGAGACCCCGGGTGACGGCCAGGTCATGGGTCTCGTGATGGTCGCGGGCAACCCGGTGCTGTCGGCGCCGAACGGCCCCCGGCTGGCCCGCGCCTTCGCCGGCCTGGAGTTCATGGTCTGCGTGGACCCGTACCTGAACGAGACGACCCGGCATGCGAACGTCATCCTGCCGCCGCCCCCGGTGATGCGGTCCCCGCACTACGACCTGTTGTTGCTGTCCTTCGCCGTGCGCAACTACGCGAGGTTCTCGCCGCCGGTGCTGCCGCCGGAGCCGGGGCGGCCGTCGGAGTCCGAGATCCTGGCGCGGCTGACGATGATCGCCTCCGGCCAGGCGGCGGACGCCGACCCGGCTGCGCTCGACGAACTGATCATCGACCAGATGCTCCGCCGGGCCACCGGGACGCCCGGCTCGCCGGTGGCGGGCAGGGACCCGGCGGACCTGCGCGCCGCGTTGGACGGCGGCAGCGGGGCCGAGCGGCGCCTGGACGCGATGCTCAGGCTCGGCCCGTACGGACTCTCCCTGAAGGAGCTTCTCGCCAACCCGCACGGCATCGACCTGGGCCCGCTCCAGCCCCGGCTGAAGGAGATCATCCGTACCGTGTCGGGGCGGGTGGAGCTGGCCCCGCCCCAGCTCGTGGCGGACGTGGCGCGGCTGCGCGAACGGCAGGCCGCACCCCCGGCGGAGATCGTGCTGATCGGCCGGCGCCACCTGCGCTCCAACAACAGCTGGCTGCACAACGTGGAACCGCTGGTGGGCGGCACCAACCGGTGCACCCTGCAGATCAACCCGTACGACGTGGACCGTCTCGGGCTCGGCGGGCACGCCGTGGTGCGCTCGGCCGCGGGTGAGCTCGTCGTACCGCTCGAACCCACCGAGACGATCATGCCGGGAGTGGTCAGCCTGCCCCACGGATGGGGGCACGCCGGAACCCCGCAGCGGGTCGCGGCCGGACACGCGGGGGTCAACGCGAACACGCTGACGGACGACTCCGTGATCGACGTCCCGTCGGGGAACGCCGTCTTCAACGGGGTCCCGGTCACGCTCCACCGTGCGTGA